In Myxococcales bacterium, the DNA window CGTCCGATCCGGTGCGGGTCACCCTCGACCTCGTGACCGAGACCGCGCCCGACGCCCCGTCCGCCAACGTCGTCGCCGACGCGCCCGGGAGCGATCCTTCGGCGCGTCGCGAGATCGTGCTGCTCGGGGCGCACCTCGACTCGTGGGACCTCGGGCAGGGCGCGGTCGACGATGGCGCGGGGGTCGGCGTGGTGGTCGCGGCGGGGCGCGCGTTCGTCGAGCGACCTTCGGCGCGCACGGTGCGGGTCGTGCTCTTCGCGGCCGAAGAGAGCTCGCTCGCCGGCGCGCGCGCTTACGCCGAGGCGCATCGCGAGGAGCTCTCGGCCCACGTCGCTGCCCTCGAGATCGACGCGGGTACGGGCCGGGTGCAGGACCTCCGCGTGCTCGCTGGTGAGAAGGTGGCGCTCCCCACGGTGCTCGGGATCGTGCCCTCCGGGGAGCCCGCCGAGGGAGGCGCGGACGTGAGCCCGCTCCGCGCCGCCGGGGTGCCCGTGCTCGACGCGCGCCAAGACATGAGCACCTACTTCGACGTGCACCACACGCGAAACGACGTGGTCGCGGCGCTCGACCCCCGCGCGCTCGCGCAGGTGACGGACGTGGTCACCGAGCTCGCCCGCTTCGCCAGCCGCGCCGACGTGCGGTTCGGTCGTGTGCCCGAGGACCGCCGCGTCCGAAAGTGACGTCCCTCGGCGCCACCCGTCCCGGGTAGGGCAGGGTGGGACATCGGCGCCTCGTCACGTGCGTCCTCGGCGATCCAGGTCGATGGGGATCCGGGCCCATCGCGCCGTGCAAATCCTCGAAACTGCACGAAAAGCATGTGCCATCATGGTGGGTGCTGCCCGCGTTTCGCGTGAGCACGCTTTTCGCAAAGAGGTTCCGCATGACCGACTTCTCTCTCACTCGTCTGCCGCTGCTCGCCCTGCTCGCCCTCGGTATCGCCTGCTCGGCAGGTTGCACGGCCGAAGGCACCACCGACGAGCCCGAGACCGAGATCTCGACCGACGACATCACCTCCGTCGTCCAGTCGTCGGTCAAGAACCAGAGCATCGGCAACTGCTGGGTGTACGCGAACCTCGGCTGGGTCGAGTCGATGAACAAGCGCGCCACCGGCACCGAGCTGAACCTCTCCGAGAGCTACGGCTCGTACTGGGATTGGTTCACCAAGGTCACGAGCTGGCCCGACACCGCCCTCGACGACAAGGGCGAGTTCTCGGCCGGCGGCACCTACACGCTCTTCAAGTGGGAGGTGTCCCGCTACGGCGCCATGCTCGAGAAGGACTTCATCCCCGAGGAGGCCGAGGCGTCGCGCTCGTCCCGTCAAGGCACGGCGATCCGCGCGTTCACCGAGTCGCTCAAGAACGGCGCCCTCAAGACGGTCGCGGCCCGTAAGGATCGCGCCCTCGTGCGCGCCGAGCTCGACAAGGCCTTCGGCCTGAGCCCCGAGGTCGTGAAGAAGCTCGACGACGTCTTCGGAAAGACGGCCGCGGGCACCGTCACCGGCGCGGGCCGCGTGAAGCGCCAGGCCGCGGGCATCCTCGCCCCGCAGGACATCCAGGTCGCGTGGCCCGACGGTCGCCAGAACGGCGCCGAGCAGCGTGGCACGCTCGCCGATTCGGTCACGGCCGGTTCGAAGGCGTGGTTCGAGGTCCAGTACCCGACCGACGAGGCGGGCCGTCGTCGCTTCCAGATCCGCATGCAGCGGGCCCTCCACTCGCAGGCGCCCGTGCTCACCTGGTGGAACGTCGACTTCAACGCGCAGACCGGCTCGAAATTCTCGAAGGCGCAGCTCGACTCGCGCGGCCCCGGCCGCACGGGCGGCCACATGACGCTTGGCTTCGACTACCAGGCGAAGCTCGCCGACGGCACCGTGCTCGCGGCCGGCAAGGACGTGACCGATCAGAGCCTCCTCACGAAGGCCCTCGCGACCGACACGAAGGTCGAGTTCTTCCGCGTGAAGAACTCCTGGGGCGGCACGGGGCTCCCCGGCGTCGAGACCGCGCCGCCCTCGGGCTACTACGATCTCGAGATGGCGTACCTCGACGCGAAGGTCGCGACCGGCTACGGCCTCGTCGCGGTGGTCTTCCCGCCCGGCTTCTGAGCCGCCACGATCGCGAGCACGACGAGAGGCCCGTGCCCCGACGAGGGAGCGCGGGCCTTCTTCGTGTGCGTGCGAGACGCTCGGATCAGCCTTCGACGAGCGTCTTGAACGAGCCGTCCGCGATCGCCTTCTCGAGATCGACCGCGCCGCCGAACAGCTTGCCCTTCACGAACACCATCGGGAAGGTGGGCCAGCCCGACCACATCTTGATCGCGAGGCGCTTCTTCCACTCGCCGAGGTAGCTCCCGTACTCGAGGTACGTGAACGTGTATCCTGCATTCTTGAGGGCCTTGCGCGCGCGCTTCACGAACGGGTTCTGCGACATGCCCACGACCACGAGGTCGTTCGACGCGACGGCCGCTTCGACCTCGGCGAGGATGTCGGCGTGGAAGGCGTCGATGGCCTTCTGCGCGTTGGGGAGGACTTTGTCTTCGGAGAGCCGCTTTGCCATGGCGCGAGCATTCCACGTCACGTGGCGCGACGTGCCTTCCTTTTCGTAAGTTCACGATCCGCGCCTCTTGCCGGCGTGGCTTGACCGCGGCCCCGACACAAACTATCCCCCGCGTCGGTCAATCGAAGCGGTGCGTGGTCGGGTGCGGTGTTCCGCGGTCCGTCGGCGCAGGGTAAGGCTCACGCCCGCCCATCCCCATGTGGGCTCCGTCGCTGTGTCCCTCTCGAGGCGGTTACTGGATGGGCTTCAGGATGTCGTGGCCGGAGATTCGTCTGAACGACGACTATCGAGGCCGCTGGGTTGCGCTCGACGACTGCACGTACGACTCGAAGACCGGCAAGCCCTCGTCCGGCAGCGTGGTCGACGCCGACGACGACCTCGTCGTCCTGTGCAACCGCATGCGCGACAAGAACAGCCGGCACTGCGCCATCCTGTTCTGCGAGGACGAAGAAGAGCCGCCGAGCGGCCGCAGCCACTGACCGACAGGCCTCGACCCGCGCGTCGATGGGCCTCCAAATGCCCGGAACGCTTGAGGTTTCGGGCGCGCTTCGGGTGAGCCCGCGCGCCGCTATTTGACGACGGGGCGCAGGATGGTGCGGCCGTCTTTCTCGGCCACCTCGAAGTCGATCTCTTTGCCGGCGTGCTGACCACGGAGACGCTCGGTCGACGAGCGCAGGCTCTTCGCGACGCTCTCGAAGGTCGTGGTCGCGGTCGACTCGCCGCGCATGCGCTTCTCGCGGATGTACTGGGCGTAGAGCTGACGCACACGATCGTCGCTGAGGTCTCCCGGGGCGGGGCGCGCGGGGCTCGGCTTGGCCGTGACCTGCGTGGTCGAGGCGGGGCCTTGCCCACGCGGCGGAATCGGCCGGATCTTGGGGCGCGAGTCGGCCGCGGGCGGCGGCGCGGGATCGGTGCGCGGGCCCGTGTCGTAGCGATCGGTGCTGTCGGACCACGCGTCGCTACCGCTGCGGCTCTGGGCCTCTTGAACCGAGATCGGCCGAAACGCCTGCGGCACCGTGTCCGGAGAGAGTGACGCGGGCGCCTTCTGTTTGTGCGGGAAATACTCGGCTGGATCCGGCGGCGGCGGCTCGGTGTCCCACGTGGGCGCGCGGTACGGGGCCATGCCTCCGACGCGCATGGCGTCGGCCGAGGGCGCGGGGGGCCTCTCGGTGTCGCGCGCGTCGTCGTCGTCGGCACCGAGCTTGGCGAGGAACTCGTCGTCGCTCATGTCGTCGAGCTCACCGAGATCGACGTCGATGTCGAGCTCGAGGTCGGCCTCTTTGGCCTTTCGCCGCCGGTCCGCGTCGGCCCCGAAGCGCTCTTTCGCCCGCTGGATGTGGCGCTTGTACGTGCCCTCCTCGATCTGGCGGCAGATGCGCTGCCAGTACGTCTGGTAGGTGCTGTACTTCTGCACGGCCACGTTGAGGCGGAAACGCAGCGCCGTGTTGCGGAAGTTCTCCTTCCGCAGGATCTGGAAGCGCCGATCGATGTCCTTGCGCTGGACCTGGGGCTCGAGCTTCTCGTAGCCCATGAAATACTGGTCGTAGAGCGCGCGAAGCCGGTCGAGCCGTAGCTCGAGCTCGGAGATGTTCATCTCGATCTCTTTGAGTTCCAAGAGACGGCCCTACGTGCCGCGCGGAGCGGCTCGATGATTCTAACCCTGGGCCGCTGACGGAATCCACAAGGCTTCCGTGCCGTCCTGAAACGGTCGAGCCAACCGGACGAAAATCGATGGGCCGTCGGGCTTACCGTTCGTTCAGCTATGGCGCACCGAGGCGGACCTCGGAGGGGGTCGATCGGGCAGCCGCCCGCGTTTCAGAGCGGCGTGACGCGGACGTTGTCGAAGCAGACCTTCGCGTCCCAGTCGTTGAAGCCGAAGTGGTCGTGGCCCATGCCCTGGAGCGGCTGAGGGTCGTGGAACGAGTGCATTTCTGCTCCGTTCACGTACCAGCGCACGGTCTTCCCGTCGGTGCGCTCGATCTTGAAGTGGTAGCTCTGACCGACGGCCACGGGGCGCTTGCGGGCGTCGTCCGACTCTTTGTCGACGTGGAGCTCTTTGCGGTCGGTGCCGTGCTCGTTGATGCGCGCGAGCACGTGGATGGTGTTCTTCCAGCCGCCGAAGATCGCGAGGTAGCTCGTGGCGTTGGTGTACGACACCGTGGTCGCGGCC includes these proteins:
- a CDS encoding M28 family peptidase, which encodes MVVLALGLGLAACAGAPSSRPAPPPAAPEPLAYTVAKKLATEVGPRLAGSPGDAKAVALMVRELGALGFSNVHAELVPVPVWRRVREAASFEAPGRSEPLSVTALGWSVSTPKGGVTAEVVEVTSLEGIAAADVKGKIVFCNVVMARAADGSGYGKTVGVRAGCPKLSEERGAVAALVRSVGTDDTDAPHTGSMRRNNAKIPGAALSVRSAERLHAAISVASSDPVRVTLDLVTETAPDAPSANVVADAPGSDPSARREIVLLGAHLDSWDLGQGAVDDGAGVGVVVAAGRAFVERPSARTVRVVLFAAEESSLAGARAYAEAHREELSAHVAALEIDAGTGRVQDLRVLAGEKVALPTVLGIVPSGEPAEGGADVSPLRAAGVPVLDARQDMSTYFDVHHTRNDVVAALDPRALAQVTDVVTELARFASRADVRFGRVPEDRRVRK
- a CDS encoding glutaredoxin, which gives rise to MAKRLSEDKVLPNAQKAIDAFHADILAEVEAAVASNDLVVVGMSQNPFVKRARKALKNAGYTFTYLEYGSYLGEWKKRLAIKMWSGWPTFPMVFVKGKLFGGAVDLEKAIADGSFKTLVEG